The nucleotide window GACCCTGCACGACCTCGCCCCGGAGGACCTGCACCGCTTCACGCCCGGGGGCCGCGCCCACCTCATCGTGATGAACCATCACCTCGACCGCGACCGGGTGTGCCTGGCCCATGCGCTGCAATCGGGCGCGGAGTACGTGGGCGTGCTGGGTCCCCGTTCGCGGGCGGAGGACCTGCTGCGTGACCTGGAGGCGCAGGGCGTCACCTTCACGCCCGGACAGCTCGCGCGCCTGCGTTCGCCGGTGGGCCTGCGCCTGGGGGCCGAGGCCCCGGAGGAGGTGGCGCTGAGCATCCTGGCGGAACTGATGGCGTGGCGGCGCGGCTACGACGGCGGCTTCCTGAGCGGGCACGCGGGCCGCATCCACGACGCAGACACCCACGCGCCCTTCCCGCGTTCCTGAAGTCACCTGGCGAGTTACGGTGGCGGCCGTGGTTCAATCGCCCCAGGAGGCCGCCATGACCGACACCCCGCCCGACCCCACCTTCACCCCGACCACCGACCTCAGCGACGCGCACCCGGACGCACCCGTGCTGGCCCCCCTCTTGCGGGAGTACGGGGGCCGCCCGCGCTTTCACGGCCCCGCCGTGACCCTGCGCATACAGGACGACAATCCGCTGGTGCGCGCCGCGCTGGAGGAACCCGGCCAGGGCCGCGTGCTGGTGGTGGACAACGGCGGCAGCCTGAACTGCGCCGTGCTGGGCGGGATGCTGGCGCAGATGGGTGTTCGCAGCGGCTGGGCGGGCGTTCTGGTGAACGGCTGCGTGCGGGACGCGGGCGAACTGGCGGGCCTGGACATCGGGATCAAGGCGATTGCGTCCC belongs to Deinococcus carri and includes:
- the rraA gene encoding ribonuclease E activity regulator RraA — its product is MTDTPPDPTFTPTTDLSDAHPDAPVLAPLLREYGGRPRFHGPAVTLRIQDDNPLVRAALEEPGQGRVLVVDNGGSLNCAVLGGMLAQMGVRSGWAGVLVNGCVRDAGELAGLDIGIKAIASHPRRSAKRGLGERDVPVSFAGVTIHPGDHVYADEDGILLLPPQT